A DNA window from Ornithinimicrobium humiphilum contains the following coding sequences:
- the sufC gene encoding Fe-S cluster assembly ATPase SufC, whose protein sequence is MTTLEIRDLRVSVQTDDTAKEILRGVDLTINSGETHAIMGPNGSGKSTLAYAIAGHPKYTVTGGSVLLDGEDVLAMGVDERAQAGLFLAMQYPVEVPGVTVSNFLRTAKTAIDGEAPKLRTWVKDVKTAMEALRMDSSFAERNVNEGFSGGEKKRHEILQMELLKPKIAILDETDSGLDVDALKVVSEGVNRVKEASDLGIMLITHYTRILRYIKPDFVHVFVDGRVAESGGPDLADRLENEGYDRFLTTSV, encoded by the coding sequence ATGACCACCCTCGAGATCCGCGACCTGCGCGTCAGCGTCCAGACCGACGACACCGCCAAGGAGATCCTGCGCGGCGTCGACCTGACCATCAACTCCGGCGAGACCCACGCCATCATGGGCCCCAACGGCTCGGGCAAGTCCACCCTGGCCTACGCCATCGCGGGCCACCCGAAGTACACCGTCACCGGCGGCTCCGTGCTGCTCGACGGCGAGGACGTCCTGGCCATGGGCGTCGACGAGCGTGCGCAGGCCGGTCTGTTCCTGGCCATGCAGTACCCCGTCGAGGTCCCCGGCGTGACCGTCTCCAACTTCCTGCGCACCGCCAAGACCGCGATCGACGGCGAGGCCCCCAAGCTGCGCACCTGGGTCAAGGACGTCAAGACCGCGATGGAGGCCCTGCGCATGGACTCCTCCTTCGCCGAGCGCAACGTCAACGAGGGCTTCTCCGGCGGTGAGAAGAAGCGCCACGAGATCCTCCAGATGGAGCTCCTGAAGCCGAAGATCGCCATCCTCGACGAGACCGACTCCGGCCTCGACGTCGACGCGCTCAAGGTCGTCTCCGAGGGCGTCAACCGCGTCAAGGAGGCCAGCGACCTGGGCATCATGCTCATCACGCACTACACGCGCATCCTGCGCTACATCAAGCCCGACTTCGTGCACGTCTTCGTCGACGGCCGGGTCGCCGAGTCCGGTGGCCCGGACCTGGCGGACCGCCTCGAGAACGAGGGCTACGACCGGTTCCTGACCACCTCGGTCTGA
- the tkt gene encoding transketolase, giving the protein MSETAPTLTAGRDAGLNRPVADAVGWTDVDVRAVDTARVLAADAVQNVGNGHPGTAMSLAPLAYLLYQNVMRHDPSEPHWLGRDRFVLSAGHSSLTQYIQLYLSGYGLELDDLRALRTWGSATPGHPEVHHTTGVEITTGPLGSGLASAVGMAMAQRRQRGLLDPDAPAGESPFDHHVWVIASDGDIMEGVTSEACSLAGHQELSNLTVVYDQNFISIEDDTDISFSEDVGQRYEAYGWHVETVDWRASAEEGGYTEDVDALHAALQASRERTDRPTLVILRTIIAWPAPEAQDTGASHGSALGADEVAATKTLLGFDPEVAFPVEDEVIAHTRAVVERGRAAREEWQQRYDAWREANPEGAALLDRLLAKELPEGLADALPVFDADPKGMATRKASGEVLTALADVMPELWGGSADLAGSNNTTMKGVPSFVPESKATEMFPGNPYGRTLHFGIREHAMGMILNGIALEGLTRPYGGTFLVFSDYMRPAVRLASIQQLPVIYVWTHDSIGLGEDGPTHQPVEHLAALRAIPGLDVVRPADANETAVAWRTILGSVDHPAALALTRQDVPTLDRSELGSAEGVARGGYVLAEADGGRPEVVLLATGSEVQLALEARETLQADGVPTRVVSLPCREWFDAQDQAYRDEVLPPDVRARVSVEAGIAMGWRELVGDAGRMVSLEHFGASADYKTLYREFGITAEAVVAAARESLAAVSGSAPSAPGTSTPHEPSSDASTLGDAGEGGTRSTDATQK; this is encoded by the coding sequence GTGAGCGAAACCGCCCCCACCCTGACCGCCGGCCGCGACGCCGGTCTCAACCGCCCCGTCGCCGACGCCGTCGGCTGGACCGACGTGGACGTCAGGGCCGTCGACACGGCGCGAGTGCTGGCCGCCGACGCCGTCCAGAACGTGGGCAACGGTCACCCGGGCACCGCGATGAGCCTGGCCCCGCTGGCCTACCTGCTCTACCAGAACGTCATGCGCCACGACCCGTCCGAGCCGCACTGGCTGGGCCGCGACCGCTTCGTGCTGTCGGCGGGCCACTCGAGCCTGACCCAGTACATCCAGCTCTACCTCTCCGGCTACGGCCTGGAGCTCGACGACCTCAGGGCGCTGCGCACCTGGGGCAGCGCCACCCCCGGCCACCCCGAGGTGCACCACACCACCGGCGTCGAGATCACCACCGGCCCGCTGGGCTCCGGCCTGGCCTCCGCCGTCGGCATGGCCATGGCGCAGCGCCGCCAGCGCGGTCTGCTCGACCCCGACGCCCCCGCCGGCGAGTCCCCCTTCGACCACCACGTCTGGGTCATCGCCTCCGACGGCGACATCATGGAGGGCGTCACCTCCGAGGCCTGCTCCCTGGCCGGGCACCAGGAGCTGTCCAACCTCACCGTCGTCTACGACCAGAACTTCATCTCGATCGAGGACGACACCGACATCTCCTTCAGCGAGGACGTGGGCCAGCGCTACGAGGCCTACGGCTGGCACGTCGAGACCGTCGACTGGCGCGCCTCCGCCGAGGAGGGCGGCTACACCGAGGACGTCGACGCCCTCCACGCCGCGCTCCAGGCCTCCCGCGAGCGCACCGACCGGCCCACCCTGGTCATCCTGCGCACGATCATCGCCTGGCCGGCCCCGGAGGCCCAGGACACCGGCGCCTCCCACGGCTCGGCCCTGGGGGCGGACGAGGTCGCCGCGACCAAGACGCTGCTCGGCTTCGACCCCGAGGTCGCCTTCCCCGTCGAGGACGAGGTGATCGCCCACACCCGCGCCGTCGTCGAGCGCGGCCGGGCCGCCCGCGAGGAGTGGCAGCAGCGCTACGACGCCTGGCGCGAGGCCAACCCGGAGGGTGCGGCCCTCCTCGACCGCCTGCTGGCCAAGGAGCTCCCCGAGGGCCTGGCCGACGCGCTCCCGGTCTTCGACGCCGACCCCAAGGGCATGGCCACCCGCAAGGCCTCCGGCGAGGTGCTCACCGCCCTCGCCGACGTGATGCCCGAGCTGTGGGGCGGCTCCGCCGACCTCGCCGGCTCCAACAACACGACGATGAAGGGCGTGCCCTCGTTCGTGCCGGAGAGCAAGGCCACGGAGATGTTCCCCGGCAACCCCTACGGCCGAACGCTGCACTTCGGCATCCGCGAGCACGCCATGGGCATGATCCTCAACGGGATCGCGCTGGAGGGCCTGACCCGTCCCTACGGCGGCACCTTCCTGGTGTTCTCCGACTACATGCGTCCCGCGGTCCGCCTCGCCAGCATCCAGCAGCTGCCCGTGATCTACGTCTGGACCCACGACAGCATCGGCCTGGGCGAGGACGGCCCCACCCACCAGCCCGTCGAACACCTCGCCGCGCTGCGCGCCATCCCGGGCCTGGACGTCGTCCGCCCGGCCGACGCCAACGAGACCGCGGTCGCCTGGCGCACCATCCTCGGCTCGGTCGACCACCCGGCCGCGCTCGCCCTGACCCGCCAGGACGTGCCGACGCTGGACCGCAGCGAGCTGGGCTCGGCCGAGGGCGTCGCCCGCGGCGGCTACGTGCTCGCCGAGGCCGACGGCGGCCGCCCCGAGGTCGTGCTCCTCGCGACCGGCTCCGAGGTCCAGCTGGCCCTCGAGGCGCGCGAGACCCTGCAGGCCGACGGCGTCCCGACCCGCGTCGTCTCCCTCCCCTGCCGGGAGTGGTTCGACGCCCAGGACCAGGCCTACCGCGACGAGGTGCTGCCGCCGGACGTGCGCGCCCGCGTCTCCGTCGAGGCGGGCATCGCGATGGGCTGGCGCGAGCTGGTCGGCGACGCCGGCCGGATGGTCAGCCTGGAGCACTTCGGCGCTTCCGCCGACTACAAGACCCTCTACCGCGAGTTCGGCATCACGGCCGAGGCCGTCGTGGCCGCCGCGCGCGAGTCCCTCGCCGCCGTGTCCGGCTCCGCGCCGTCCGCCCCCGGCACGAGCACCCCGCACGAGCCGTCGTCCGACGCCAGCACGCTCGGCGACGCCGGCGAGGGCGGCACCCGATCCACCGACGCAACCCAGAAGTGA
- the sufB gene encoding Fe-S cluster assembly protein SufB — protein sequence MSTNIEELNPGLKDLGRYEYGWADSDEAGASARRGLSEDVVRDISARKNEPEWMLETRLKGLRLFGKKPMPHWGADLSDIDFDTIKYFVKSTEKQATSWEELPEDIKNTYDRLGIPEAEKQRLVAGVAAQYESEVVYHQIREDLEEQGVIFVDTDTGLREHEELFKEYFGSVIPTGDNKFAALNTAVWSGGSFIYVPKGVHVEIPLQAYFRINTENMGQFERTLIIADEGSYVHYVEGCTAPIYKTDSLHSAVVEIIVKKNARVRYTTIQNWSNNVYNLVTKRATCDEGATMEWIDGNIGSKVTMKYPAVYLLGEHAKGETLSIAFAGEGQHQDAGSKMVHAAPHTSSTIVSKSVARGGGRSSYRGLVQINEGAHHSKSSVVCDALLVDQISRSDTYPYVDVREDDVQMGHEATVSKVSEDQMFYLMSRGLSETEAMAMIVRGFVEPIARELPMEYALELNRLIELQMEGAVG from the coding sequence ATGAGCACCAACATCGAGGAGCTGAACCCGGGTCTGAAGGACCTCGGGCGCTACGAGTACGGCTGGGCCGACAGCGACGAGGCCGGCGCCTCCGCACGGCGCGGCCTGAGCGAGGACGTCGTCCGCGACATCTCCGCCCGCAAGAACGAGCCCGAGTGGATGCTCGAGACCCGGCTCAAGGGCCTGCGCCTGTTCGGCAAGAAGCCGATGCCGCACTGGGGCGCGGACCTGTCGGACATCGACTTCGACACCATCAAGTACTTCGTGAAGTCCACGGAGAAGCAGGCCACCAGCTGGGAGGAGCTGCCCGAGGACATCAAGAACACCTACGACCGCCTGGGCATCCCGGAGGCCGAGAAGCAGCGCCTCGTCGCCGGCGTCGCCGCGCAGTACGAGTCCGAGGTCGTCTACCACCAGATCCGCGAGGACCTGGAGGAGCAGGGCGTCATCTTCGTCGACACCGACACCGGCCTGCGCGAGCACGAGGAGCTCTTCAAGGAGTACTTCGGCTCGGTCATCCCGACCGGCGACAACAAGTTCGCCGCGCTCAACACCGCGGTCTGGTCGGGTGGCTCGTTCATCTACGTCCCCAAGGGCGTGCACGTCGAGATCCCGCTGCAGGCCTACTTCCGGATCAACACCGAGAACATGGGCCAGTTCGAGCGGACGCTGATCATCGCCGACGAGGGCTCCTACGTGCACTACGTCGAGGGCTGCACCGCGCCGATCTACAAGACCGACAGCCTGCACAGCGCCGTCGTCGAGATCATCGTCAAGAAGAACGCCCGCGTGCGCTACACGACGATCCAGAACTGGTCGAACAACGTCTACAACCTGGTCACCAAGCGCGCCACCTGCGACGAGGGCGCGACCATGGAGTGGATCGACGGCAACATCGGCTCCAAGGTCACCATGAAGTACCCGGCCGTCTACCTCCTCGGCGAGCACGCCAAGGGCGAGACGCTGTCCATCGCCTTCGCGGGCGAGGGCCAGCACCAGGACGCCGGCTCCAAGATGGTGCACGCCGCGCCGCACACGTCCTCGACCATCGTCAGCAAGTCGGTGGCCCGCGGCGGCGGCCGCTCGTCCTACCGCGGCCTGGTCCAGATCAACGAGGGCGCCCACCACAGCAAGTCCTCGGTGGTCTGCGACGCCCTGCTGGTCGACCAGATCTCCCGGTCCGACACCTACCCCTACGTCGACGTCCGCGAGGACGACGTGCAGATGGGCCACGAGGCGACCGTCTCCAAGGTGTCCGAGGACCAGATGTTCTACCTCATGTCCCGAGGCCTCTCCGAGACCGAGGCCATGGCGATGATCGTGCGCGGGTTCGTCGAGCCCATCGCGCGCGAGCTGCCCATGGAGTACGCCCTCGAGCTCAACCGCCTCATCGAGCTGCAGATGGAAGGAGCCGTCGGCTGA
- a CDS encoding COX15/CtaA family protein encodes MTSPSPTAHVREQASPGWRDPLMPTEVDGWVRATAWASLVANALLIVTGGAVRLTGSGLGCPTWPRCTDASWTNTPEMGVHGYIEFGNRTLTFLLVVISVLTFLAVWRLRDRHPSFLRYAVAIAAGIIVQAVVGGITVRTGLNPWVVGIHFVISAVLIAVATVLVVRTRRASLPHVAEAERPGQLVGGQARVARAVAAVVAVTGALTIYLGTLVTGTGPHSGDAGVVARHTFDPYVITRVHVVPVYVIVATTVLALGLAFARRWPGALRRVLVALALLLAAQAAIGYYQFFNGVPELAVGLHMAGAAALAAVVTATVEKLVALSAPAGAHEARGPRPTALADA; translated from the coding sequence ATGACGTCCCCGTCCCCGACCGCCCACGTCCGCGAGCAGGCGAGCCCCGGCTGGCGCGACCCCCTGATGCCGACCGAGGTCGACGGCTGGGTCCGCGCCACCGCGTGGGCCTCGCTGGTCGCCAACGCGCTCCTCATCGTCACCGGGGGAGCGGTGCGCCTCACCGGCAGCGGGCTCGGGTGCCCGACCTGGCCGCGGTGCACGGACGCATCGTGGACCAACACCCCCGAGATGGGCGTCCACGGCTACATCGAGTTCGGCAACCGCACGCTGACCTTCCTGCTGGTGGTCATCTCGGTCCTGACCTTCCTCGCCGTGTGGCGGCTGCGCGACCGGCACCCCTCCTTCCTCCGGTATGCCGTCGCCATCGCCGCGGGCATCATCGTCCAGGCCGTGGTGGGCGGCATCACCGTCCGCACCGGGCTCAACCCCTGGGTCGTCGGCATCCACTTCGTCATCTCGGCGGTCCTCATCGCCGTGGCGACCGTGCTCGTCGTCCGCACCCGACGCGCCTCGCTGCCGCACGTGGCCGAGGCCGAGCGGCCGGGCCAGCTCGTCGGCGGCCAGGCCCGCGTGGCCCGGGCGGTCGCGGCCGTCGTGGCCGTCACCGGTGCGCTGACGATCTACCTCGGCACCCTCGTGACCGGCACCGGTCCGCACTCGGGCGACGCCGGCGTCGTGGCCCGCCACACCTTCGACCCCTACGTCATCACCCGCGTCCACGTCGTGCCGGTCTACGTGATCGTGGCCACCACGGTGCTGGCCCTGGGGCTCGCGTTCGCGCGGCGCTGGCCGGGCGCCCTGCGGCGGGTGCTGGTGGCGCTGGCCCTGTTGCTGGCCGCCCAGGCGGCGATCGGCTACTACCAGTTCTTCAACGGCGTGCCGGAGCTCGCAGTCGGCCTGCACATGGCCGGCGCGGCGGCCCTGGCCGCGGTGGTCACGGCCACGGTCGAGAAGCTCGTCGCGCTCTCGGCCCCGGCCGGCGCGCACGAGGCCCGCGGCCCGCGCCCCACCGCCCTCGCCGACGCCTGA
- a CDS encoding helix-turn-helix transcriptional regulator encodes MHQESRTRDRVRRAVGEQGPVTASTLAKELGLTPAAVRRHLDALGTAGLIAEHVAPAGARRGRGRPARAYVLTELGQDQFRTAYDDVATAALHYLADSLGGEAVDSFAADQMSGLEERLRARVEEILAEQGTAPDDLDARAQALAVALSAEGYAASARPVGQGTGLAGIQLCQGHCPVRSVASEFRAFCDAETDVISRILGVHVQRLATLAAGKHVCTTFVPTGALGTGPPTDEERARARPYVIPRTTERTTDHPADERATR; translated from the coding sequence ATGCATCAGGAGTCCCGCACGCGGGACCGGGTGCGTCGGGCGGTGGGGGAGCAGGGACCGGTCACCGCGAGCACGCTCGCGAAGGAGCTCGGACTCACCCCGGCTGCCGTCCGCCGGCACCTGGACGCCCTCGGGACCGCGGGGCTGATCGCGGAGCACGTGGCCCCCGCGGGGGCCCGTCGTGGCCGCGGCCGTCCCGCGCGCGCCTACGTGCTGACCGAGCTCGGTCAGGACCAGTTCCGCACCGCCTACGACGACGTCGCGACGGCGGCCCTGCACTACCTCGCCGACTCCCTGGGTGGCGAGGCCGTCGACAGCTTCGCCGCCGACCAGATGTCGGGTCTCGAGGAGCGGCTCCGCGCCCGGGTCGAGGAGATCCTCGCCGAGCAGGGCACCGCCCCCGACGACCTGGACGCCCGCGCCCAGGCGCTCGCCGTCGCGCTCTCGGCCGAGGGGTATGCTGCCTCGGCCCGCCCGGTGGGACAGGGCACCGGCCTCGCCGGGATCCAGCTGTGCCAGGGCCACTGCCCGGTGCGCTCGGTCGCCAGCGAGTTCCGTGCCTTCTGCGACGCGGAGACCGACGTGATCTCCCGCATCCTCGGCGTGCACGTGCAGCGGCTGGCCACCCTGGCCGCCGGCAAGCACGTGTGCACGACCTTCGTCCCGACCGGCGCCCTGGGCACCGGACCCCCCACCGACGAGGAGCGCGCGCGAGCGCGGCCCTACGTCATACCCCGCACCACCGAACGCACCACCGACCACCCTGCCGACGAGAGGGCAACGCGATGA
- a CDS encoding heme o synthase, with protein sequence MTSLDPRPAPDGPVDVSEGSSRDRGWRDVVRDYVSLTKPRIIELLLVTTFPVMFLAERGIPPIWLIVATLVGGTLAAASANVLNCYLDRDIDARMHRTSNRPLVTGTVSPRAALVFGGVLGVAAVLWLGLVVNWLSAWLALGAIALYVVFYTMVLKRRTSQNIVWGGVAGCMPVLIGWSAVADSLSWSALILFLVVFFWTPPHYWPLSMRFRDDYANAGVPMLPVVAQDVAVGRQIVVYSWVTVLVSLALIPVAPMGWVYTVVAVVSGALFVVESHRLLGRARRGVTGNALGAMRLFHYSISYLTLLFLGVAVDPLLHLPLPL encoded by the coding sequence GTGACCTCGCTCGACCCGCGCCCTGCGCCCGACGGCCCCGTCGACGTCAGCGAGGGCTCCTCCCGGGACCGCGGCTGGCGCGACGTCGTGCGCGACTACGTCTCGCTCACGAAGCCGCGGATCATCGAGCTCCTCCTCGTCACCACCTTCCCGGTGATGTTCCTGGCCGAGCGCGGGATCCCGCCGATCTGGCTCATCGTGGCCACCCTCGTGGGCGGCACCCTCGCCGCCGCGTCGGCGAACGTCCTCAACTGCTACCTCGACCGCGACATCGACGCCCGGATGCACCGGACCTCCAACCGGCCGCTGGTCACCGGGACGGTCTCGCCCCGTGCCGCGCTCGTCTTCGGCGGGGTCCTCGGCGTCGCGGCCGTGCTCTGGCTCGGCCTGGTCGTCAACTGGCTCTCGGCCTGGCTGGCGCTCGGGGCGATCGCGCTCTACGTCGTCTTCTACACGATGGTCCTCAAGCGGCGCACCAGCCAGAACATCGTCTGGGGCGGCGTCGCCGGCTGCATGCCGGTGCTCATCGGCTGGTCCGCCGTCGCCGACTCGCTCTCCTGGTCGGCGCTCATCCTCTTCCTCGTGGTCTTCTTCTGGACCCCGCCGCACTACTGGCCGCTGTCGATGCGCTTCCGCGACGACTACGCCAACGCCGGCGTGCCGATGCTGCCGGTCGTCGCCCAGGACGTGGCGGTGGGCAGGCAGATCGTCGTCTACTCCTGGGTGACCGTCCTCGTCTCCCTGGCGCTGATCCCCGTGGCCCCGATGGGCTGGGTCTACACCGTCGTCGCCGTCGTCTCCGGCGCCCTCTTCGTCGTCGAGTCCCACCGCCTCCTGGGGCGCGCCCGCCGTGGCGTGACCGGCAACGCGCTGGGTGCGATGAGGCTGTTCCACTACTCGATCAGCTATCTGACGCTGCTCTTCCTCGGGGTGGCCGTCGACCCGCTGCTGCACCTCCCGCTGCCCCTCTGA
- a CDS encoding ABC transporter ATP-binding protein, with the protein MHEVTRSFGGVDALRGLTWRARAGEVTCVLGPNGAGKTTSVEIATGLQRPDGGTVRVLGSDPWGADAEHRARVGVMLQDGGLPQSVRPMALLRHLARFWARPADVDALAARLGIDDFAGTTIRRLSGGQRQRVALAAALVGRPEVAFLDEPTAGLDPHSRREVHAIVRETAAAGTATVVTTHSFDEAERLADHVVVIAAGRAVASGTLAEVAGDDGLESVYFALTEEARR; encoded by the coding sequence ATGCACGAGGTGACCCGATCGTTCGGCGGCGTGGACGCCCTCCGCGGGCTCACCTGGCGCGCCCGCGCGGGCGAGGTGACCTGCGTGCTGGGGCCCAACGGCGCGGGCAAGACCACCTCCGTGGAGATCGCCACCGGGCTGCAGCGTCCGGACGGCGGCACCGTCCGCGTGCTGGGCTCCGACCCGTGGGGCGCCGACGCCGAGCACCGGGCCCGGGTGGGCGTCATGCTCCAGGACGGCGGGCTCCCCCAGTCGGTCCGTCCGATGGCGCTGCTGCGTCATCTCGCCCGCTTCTGGGCGCGTCCTGCCGACGTCGACGCCCTGGCGGCCCGGCTCGGCATCGACGACTTCGCCGGCACGACGATCAGGCGGCTGTCGGGCGGGCAGCGCCAGCGCGTCGCCCTCGCCGCCGCCCTCGTCGGCCGGCCGGAGGTCGCCTTCCTCGACGAGCCGACGGCCGGGCTCGACCCCCACTCGCGCCGCGAGGTGCACGCGATCGTGCGCGAGACGGCCGCGGCCGGCACCGCGACCGTCGTCACCACCCACTCCTTCGACGAGGCCGAGCGCCTCGCGGACCACGTCGTCGTCATCGCGGCGGGCCGCGCCGTCGCCTCCGGCACCCTCGCCGAGGTCGCCGGCGACGACGGGCTGGAGAGCGTCTACTTCGCCCTGACCGAGGAGGCCCGCCGATGA
- the sufD gene encoding Fe-S cluster assembly protein SufD produces MSLLIDETSHTDPAAQLGGEHRIPDQSRAARRRSFEVDAFGLPTGREEEWRFTPVDRLGNVLADAPTDTAGDSAASFTVEAPEEAVAGSLAPGQAPRGTVLVPEDRGAVVASANTPEALHLSIPAEAEYAEPLRVHVHGNGAGRRSNAHYVLEAGRHSKALVVLDHTGSADHTGNLEVIVGDGAQLTVVTLQRWDDDAIHLGQHEALVGRDATYKHIAVTLGGGIVRVNSNVRYAGPGGDATLLGVYFADAGQHLEHRSFVDHNAPRCTSLVTYKGALQGETARTVWVGDVLIRKEAEGIETYELNRNLLLTDGARADSVPNLEIETGDIEGAGHASSTGRFDDEQLFYLMSRGVPEAEARRLVVRGFFADIIAKIGVPEVVDRLMAAIDEELELTLTLEPASA; encoded by the coding sequence ATGTCGCTTCTGATCGACGAGACGTCCCACACCGACCCGGCCGCCCAGCTGGGTGGCGAGCACCGCATCCCCGACCAGTCCCGCGCCGCGCGGCGTCGGTCCTTCGAGGTCGACGCCTTCGGGCTGCCCACGGGCCGCGAGGAGGAGTGGCGCTTCACCCCGGTCGACCGGCTCGGCAACGTGCTCGCCGACGCCCCCACCGACACCGCGGGCGACTCCGCCGCCTCCTTCACGGTCGAGGCGCCGGAGGAGGCCGTCGCCGGCTCCCTCGCGCCGGGCCAGGCCCCGCGCGGCACCGTCCTGGTGCCCGAGGACCGCGGCGCCGTCGTGGCCAGCGCCAACACCCCCGAGGCCCTCCACCTCAGCATCCCCGCCGAGGCGGAGTACGCCGAGCCGCTGCGCGTCCACGTGCACGGCAACGGCGCGGGTCGTCGCAGCAACGCCCACTACGTCCTCGAGGCCGGCCGCCACAGCAAGGCGCTGGTCGTCCTGGACCACACCGGCAGCGCCGACCACACCGGCAACCTCGAGGTGATCGTCGGTGACGGCGCCCAGCTGACCGTCGTCACCCTGCAGCGCTGGGACGACGACGCGATCCACCTGGGCCAGCACGAGGCCCTGGTCGGCCGCGACGCGACCTACAAGCACATCGCCGTCACGCTCGGCGGCGGCATCGTGCGGGTCAACTCCAACGTCCGTTACGCCGGCCCCGGTGGCGACGCGACCCTGCTCGGCGTCTACTTCGCCGACGCGGGCCAGCACCTGGAGCACCGCTCCTTCGTCGACCACAACGCCCCCCGGTGCACCTCGCTGGTCACCTACAAGGGCGCGCTGCAGGGCGAGACCGCCCGCACGGTCTGGGTCGGCGACGTCCTCATCCGCAAGGAGGCCGAGGGCATCGAGACCTACGAGCTCAACCGCAACCTTCTCCTCACCGACGGGGCGCGGGCCGACTCGGTCCCCAACCTGGAGATCGAGACCGGAGACATCGAGGGGGCCGGCCACGCCAGCTCCACCGGTCGCTTCGACGACGAGCAGCTCTTCTACCTGATGTCGCGCGGCGTCCCGGAGGCCGAGGCCCGCCGCCTCGTCGTCCGCGGCTTCTTCGCCGACATCATCGCCAAGATCGGCGTCCCGGAGGTCGTGGACCGCCTGATGGCTGCGATCGACGAGGAGCTCGAGCTCACGCTGACCCTGGAGCCGGCGAGCGCATGA
- a CDS encoding non-heme iron oxygenase ferredoxin subunit, with the protein MSEQVRTGEPVHVCSVDDLPAVGAVVADIHGRRVAIARDSAGHVHAFDDTCTHANVSLAEGEVEGELIECWLHGSQFDMRTGEPKQLPATVPIAVHTVTLDGDAVYVTLAD; encoded by the coding sequence ATGAGCGAGCAGGTGCGCACCGGTGAGCCGGTCCACGTCTGCAGCGTCGACGACCTGCCGGCCGTGGGCGCGGTCGTGGCGGACATCCACGGCCGTCGCGTGGCGATCGCCCGGGACTCCGCCGGGCACGTCCACGCCTTCGACGACACCTGCACCCACGCCAACGTCTCGCTCGCCGAGGGCGAGGTCGAGGGCGAGCTGATCGAGTGCTGGCTGCACGGCTCGCAGTTCGACATGCGCACCGGCGAGCCCAAGCAGCTGCCGGCCACCGTCCCGATCGCGGTCCACACCGTCACGCTCGACGGCGACGCGGTCTACGTCACCCTCGCCGACTGA
- a CDS encoding ABC transporter permease, with protein sequence MSTPDGAPAPAAGRPDGAGRAAPPAARILAQARFEAAGLLSHGEQLLVSMVLPLMALVGLALVDYPDLAVGRWEGAARIDVLTPGVVALAVMSTAFTGQAILLGFERRWGVLRLLGTTPLGRGGLLAAKALSVLVVLALQLVVVSGVGLALGWRPSLPGLLLTLVVVVLGATVFALLAACLGGTLRAEAVLALGNLVWVLLAAGGGVLLPAGAMPGPVAAVVGLLPSAALADALRAALVDGAVDLRAVAVLLVWGVVAGAVARRFLRWSD encoded by the coding sequence ATGAGCACGCCCGACGGTGCCCCGGCGCCCGCCGCCGGCCGGCCCGACGGCGCGGGACGGGCCGCTCCCCCGGCCGCCCGGATCCTCGCGCAGGCCCGTTTCGAGGCGGCCGGCCTGCTCAGCCACGGCGAGCAGCTGCTCGTCTCGATGGTGCTGCCCCTGATGGCCCTCGTCGGGCTCGCGCTCGTCGACTACCCCGACCTGGCCGTGGGCCGGTGGGAGGGCGCCGCGCGGATCGACGTGCTCACGCCGGGGGTGGTCGCGCTAGCCGTGATGTCGACCGCCTTCACCGGCCAGGCCATCCTGCTCGGCTTCGAGCGTCGCTGGGGCGTCCTGCGCCTGCTCGGCACCACTCCCCTCGGGCGCGGCGGCCTGCTCGCGGCCAAGGCGCTCTCGGTGCTGGTCGTCCTCGCCCTCCAGCTCGTGGTGGTCAGCGGCGTCGGCCTCGCGCTCGGCTGGCGTCCGAGCCTGCCCGGCCTGCTGCTCACCCTCGTGGTGGTCGTGCTCGGCGCGACCGTCTTCGCGCTGCTCGCGGCGTGCCTCGGCGGCACGCTGCGCGCGGAGGCCGTCCTCGCGCTCGGCAACCTGGTCTGGGTGCTGCTCGCCGCCGGCGGCGGGGTGCTGCTGCCGGCCGGGGCGATGCCGGGCCCGGTGGCCGCCGTGGTCGGCCTGCTGCCGTCGGCCGCGCTCGCGGACGCGCTGCGCGCCGCCCTCGTGGACGGCGCGGTGGACCTGCGGGCCGTCGCGGTCCTGCTGGTCTGGGGCGTCGTCGCCGGTGCCGTCGCCCGCCGCTTCCTGCGCTGGTCCGACTAG